One genomic segment of Chiloscyllium plagiosum isolate BGI_BamShark_2017 chromosome 10, ASM401019v2, whole genome shotgun sequence includes these proteins:
- the LOC122553338 gene encoding ovarian cancer G-protein coupled receptor 1-like codes for MSERTTTTTNSIEILYKNDTCTIQYSFDQWLFSIVYVLVFILGLPINCIALYAAYKQVRRKNELGIYLFNLTVADLLYILTLPFWIDFTLHDDNWRAGATMCQICSFLTHTNLYASSAFLCCISFDRYLGVVHPLRTTRFRTIRTAITISCVAWLSQSAFNLELLIQPEISNNSKSHKLCYDIYPIEPWKANLNYFRIAFGFLLPFALIFIFYCSIYNSVSNSISTLHHEKRRAVKLMLSITVGFTICFFPYHAMLLVRSIMEKDCNVVQHIFIPYRLSVALICLNCILDPILYCFVNETARRDILLATLRRKENAIRTRKLQANNMSETVIL; via the coding sequence AATGATACATGCACCATTCAATATTCCTTCGACCAATGGTTATTTTCAATTGTCTATGTCTTGGTGTTCATCCTGGGCCTGCCCATAAACTGCATTGCCCTGTACGCAGCCTATAAGCAAGTGAGGCGCAAGAATGAACTGGGAATATACCTCTTCAATCTAACTGTCGCTGATCTACTCTACATACTAACCCTGCCTTTCTGGATCGATTTCACTCTGCATGATGACAACTGGAGGGCTGGAGCTACCATGTGTCAGATCTGCTCCTTTTTGACCCACACCAATTTATATGCGAGCTCCGCTTTCCTGTGCTGTATCTCCTTTGACCGTTATCTCGGGGTGGTTCATCCCCTCAGAACGACTAGATTCCGCACAATTAGGACAGCAATCACAATTAGCTGTGTTGCCTGGCTCAGCCAATCAGCTTTCAATCTTGAACTGTTGATCCAACCAGAGATTTCCAACAATTCCAAAAGTCACAAGTTATGCTACGATATCTACCCCATCGAGCCTTGGAAAGCAAATCTCAACTATTTCAGGATTGCCTTTGGATTCCTGCTCCCATTTGCTCTGATCTTCATCTTCTACTGCAGCATTTACAACTCGGTGAGCAACAGTAtctccacactgcaccatgagAAGAGAAGGGCAGTGAAACTGATGCTGAGCATTACAGTGGGGTTCACCATCTGCTTCTTCCCCTACCATGCCATGTTGTTGGTCCGAAGCATCATGGAGAAGGACTGCAATGTTGTACAACACATCTTCATCCCTTATCGACTATCAGTGGCTCTCATCTGCTTGAACTGCATTCTGGATCCAATCCTGTATTGTTTTGTGAATGAGACAGCACGCAGAGATATCTTACTTGCCACATTGCGGAGGAAAGAGAACGCTATTAGGACCAGGAAACTGCAGGCCAACAACATGTCAGAGACTGTGATTCTTTAA